Proteins encoded within one genomic window of Triticum aestivum cultivar Chinese Spring chromosome 2D, IWGSC CS RefSeq v2.1, whole genome shotgun sequence:
- the LOC123053335 gene encoding protein disulfide isomerase-like 5-2 has translation MAPPPPPLPLLLLPLLLLAAFSAAEEFPRDGKVIDLDDSNFEAALSSIDFLFVDFYAPWCGHCKRLAPELDEAAPVLAGLSEPIMVAKVNADKYRKLGSKYGVDGFPTLMLFIHGVPIEYTGSRKADLLVRNLKKFVAPDVSTLESDSAIKSFVENAGTSFPMFIGFGVNDSLIAEYGGKYKKRAWFAVAKDFSEDWMATYDFNKIPALVAVHPKYNEQSVFYGPFEGRFLEDFIRQSLLPLTVPINTETLKLLDDDDRKVVLAILEDDSDANSTHLVKVLRSFAHANRDLVFGYVGVKQWEEFVETFDVSKSSQLPKLLVWDRNEEYELVEGSEKLEEGDQSSQLSQFLEGYRAGRTIKKKVSGPSFMGFMHSLVSMNSLYILMFVVALLGVMMYFAGQDDTPQPRRVHDE, from the exons AtggctcctccgccgccgccgcttcctctcctcctccttcccctcctcctgctGGCGGCCTTCTCCGCCGCCGAGGAGTTTCCGCGCGACGGGAAGGTGATAGACCTGGACGACAGCAACTTCGAGGCGGCCCTCAGCTCCATCGATTTCCTCTTCGTCGACTTCTACGCGCCATGGTGCGGCCACTGCAAGCGCCTCGCTCCCGAG TTAGATGAAGCTGCACCGGTGTTGGCGGGATTGAGTGAGCCCATCATGGTTGCCAAAGTAAATGCTGACAAGTACAGGAAGCTTGGATCAAAATATGGAGTGGA TGGGTTCCCTACTCTAATGCTCTTTATACACGGGGTCCCTATTGAATACACCGGTTCAAGGAAAGCTGACTTGCTTGTCCGCAATCTTAAGAAGTTTGTTGCGCCTGATGTTTCTACTCTCGAGTCGGATTCTGCAATCAAGAGCTTTGTTGAGAATGCCGGCACAAGCTTTCCGATGTTCATCGGTTTTGGGGTCAATGATTCACTGATTGCTGAATATGGAGGAAAATACAAGAAAAGAGCATGGTTTGCCGTCGCAAAAGATTTTTCTGAGGACTGGATGGCGACATATGATTTTAATAAGATCCCAGCATTGGTTGCAGTTCATCCAAAGTATAATGAACAAAGTGTGTTCTATGGCCCATTTGAAG GACGTTTCTTGGAAGATTTTATAAGGCAATCGCTGCTGCCTTTGACTGTCCCCATCAACACCGAGACACTGAAATTGCTGGATGATGATGACAGAAAAGTTGTCCTCGCAATTTTGGAGGATGACTCAGATGCAAATTCTACGCACCTGGTAAAAGTTTTGAGGTCTTTTGCTCATGCGAACCGTGATTTGGTGTTTGGATATGTTGGAGTCAAACAATGGGAGGAGTTTGTGGAGACTTTTGATGTTTCCAAGAGCTCACAATTGCCAAAGCTGCTAGTGTGGGACAGAAATGAAGAGTATGAACTA GTGGAGGGTTCAGAAAAGTTAGAAGAAGGCGACCAATCATCCCAATTAAGCCAATTCCTCGAGGGATATAGAGCAGGGAGAACAATAAAGAAGAAAGTCAGTGGGCCTTCCTTCATGGGTTTCATGCACTCTCTTGTCAGCATGAACTCGTTATACATTCTCATGTTTGTTGTTGCTCTTCTCGGTGTCATGATGTACTTTGCTGGCCAAGATGATACTCCTCAGCCAAGACGGGTTCATGACGAGTGA
- the LOC123053336 gene encoding uncharacterized protein — protein sequence MATALNRGLRSGIRLLATGAEASKPASRGFHATGVKRMSGHGHDEPYYLHAKHMYNLHRMKHQKLTAWTSVLGAVSIGIGVPVFAVVFQQKKTSSG from the exons ATGGCGACTGCTCTCAACCGCGGCCTCCGCTCCGGGATCCGCCTCCTCGCCACCGGCGCCGAGGCCTCCAAGCCAG CTTCACGTGGATTCCATGCTACCGGCGTGAAGAGGATGTCAGGGCACGGCCATGATGAGCCATACTACCTCCACGCCAAGCACATGTACAACTTGCACAGGATGAAGCATCAGAAGCTGACTGCATGGACTTCGGTGCTGGGAGCCGTAAGCATTGGTATCGGTGTCCCGGTCTTCGCGGTCGTCTTCCAGCAAAAGAAGACCTCCTCCGGATGA